The Blattabacterium cuenoti genome includes the window ATAGGAGAACCAGATCCGTAAATTTTAGAATGCAGTATCATTTTTTGTTTTGTATATGAATTCTTTTCAAATAACTTTGTATTGTATTTTCCAATCCCATATATATAGATTCGTGTATTAAAGCATGTCCAATCGATATTTCTGATATATTCGGGATTTTTTCAATTAAAAAAGAAACATTATCTAAATTTAAATCATGTCCAGCATTAATCAACATATGATTTTTTACAATTTCTTTTGCTGTATCAATATAAGGATCAATACAATTCCATTTTTTTTTTGCATATCCTATGGCAAAATATCCAGTGTATAATTCTATTCTATCTGCTCCTGTTTTAGCGGCATATGAAACTAATTCCGGTTTTGGATCTAGAAAAATAGAAGTACGAATTCCATGATTTTTTAATATATGAATTTTTTCAGTCAAAAAGTCTTGATATAAAAAAGTATCCCATCCGGAATTAGACGTTATTGCATCATCAGAATCAGGAACTAAAGTTACCTGTGATGGCTTCACGTCTAACACTAATTTCATAAATT containing:
- a CDS encoding pyridoxine 5'-phosphate synthase, which translates into the protein MVRLSVNLNKIATLRNARGGNIPNVLQVAKDVQMFGSQGITVHPRPDERHITYKDVYDISSVMTTELNVEGNPIHKFMKLVLDVKPSQVTLVPDSDDAITSNSGWDTFLYQDFLTEKIHILKNHGIRTSIFLDPKPELVSYAAKTGADRIELYTGYFAIGYAKKKWNCIDPYIDTAKEIVKNHMLINAGHDLNLDNVSFLIEKIPNISEISIGHALIHESIYMGLENTIQSYLKRIHIQNKK